Proteins found in one Kwoniella bestiolae CBS 10118 chromosome 1, complete sequence genomic segment:
- a CDS encoding DNA repair protein rad18, with translation MDMSNHPLLSSMDEPPPFPPSHPHLRRLDRSVVCQICKEPFQAPVSIGCGHSFCSSCIRSSLDVMKKCPSCNEPALEGQIRRNRALEEITDSWEESRPIIYELAQPPPTKKRRASIQESNSKPSSSSGTKRLKPNSSREGSGSRSQSPIKSRRSDDGDHNSLNGNGEMEDEEDDEVQELTENDEAPCPICQATLPISSIPLHIEKGCPPPKTKTNGNGVGGRKGNQKADWKKVFSGQGLGGKSKDKEVEMKRITKPNYSLATPADLRSILSEYSLPTTGDKPTLIARVQEWIILFNSNLDTSHRSSLSALRAKLSDSENSKKRDKEKGKDEMVNQLGSKDGLQKYAKEKKGEFERLRKEIIERDRKRREQEEGKGRGRDNAIEVE, from the exons ATGGACATGTCAAACCACCCCCTCCTGTCCTCAATGGACGaacctcctcccttccctccttcacaCCCTCATTTACGTCGACTGGATCGCTCGGTAGTCTGTCAAATCTGTAAAGAGCCTTTCCAAGCTCCCGTCTCGATAGGATGCGGTCATTCCTTCTGTTCCTCG TGCATCAGATCATCTCTGGACGTCATGAAGAAATGTCCATCATGTAATGAACCTGCATTAGAAGGTCAGATAAGGAGGAATAGAgctttggaggagatcaCCGATTCATGGGAAGAATCAAG ACCAATCATATATGAACTTGcccaaccaccaccaacgAAGAAACGAAGAGCATCCATACAAGAATCAAAttccaaaccctcttcctcctctggTACGAAGCGATTAAAGCCCAATTCATcgagagaaggaagtggaagtagaTCACAGAGTCCAATTAAATCACGTagatctgatgatggtgatcaCAATTCcttgaatgggaatggggaaatggaggatgaggaagacgatgaggtACAGGAATTGACGGAGAATG ATGAAGCTCCATGTCCGATCTGTCAAGCTACCTTACCTATCTCGTCGATACCTTTACACATCGAAAAAGGTTGTCCGCCGCCTAAAACGAAGACTAATGGGAATGGAGTCgggggaaggaaaggaaatcAGAAAGCAgattggaagaaggtctTTTCAGGTCAAGGATTAGGCGGGAAAAGCAAAGACAAAGA GGTCGAGATGAAACGAATCACCAAACCCAACTACTCATTAGCCACCCCTGCAGATCTGAGATCAATCTTATCG GAGTATTCTCTGCCTACCACGGGAGATAAACCGACATTGATAGCCAGAGTACAAGAATGGATAATCCTATTCAACTCTAATCTCGATACATCCCAtcgatcttccctctctgcACTTCGAGCGAAGTTATCAGATTCGGAGAattcgaagaagagggataaggagaagggcaaggatgagatggtaaATCAATTAGGGAGTAAAGATGGATTACAGAAGTatgcgaaggagaagaaaggcgagtttgagaggttgaggaaggagatcatagagagggataggaaACGAAGAGAGcaggaggaaggaaagggcCGTGGGAGGGATAATGCCATTGAGGTGGAGTAG
- a CDS encoding septum formation protein Maf, whose product MGKAPSKSSLTRSSPVGPKALPLPIFQKLKDKRVVLASASPRRKEIFAASDFHPEIIPSTFKEDLPHSRFQGRLADYPIATGAEKAMEVYERLVKENEYDPPDLVISADTVVIFPPEKDTVEGGEYHGEISEVLEKPINKHEQIRSLSSMSGRQCEVITGVSIVYPTIEAPGFKVQSISASTLVQFYDNSKETIQAYVDSEEGIDRAGGFAIQGLGGVLIEKIDGDYNNCVGFPSSAFFRWISELDSEAVFDEAWKE is encoded by the exons ATGGGAAAAGCaccttccaaatcctccCTTACCCGCTCTTCACCCGTCGGTCCAAAAGCCTTACCATTACCTATCTTTCAGAAATTGAAAGATAAGAGGGTGGTCCTGGCATCTGCTAGTCcaaggaggaaagagatcTTTGCTGCTTCT GACTTCCACCCCGAAATCATCCCATCGACATTCAAAGAGGACCTCCCCCACTCAAGATTCCAGGGGAGATTGGCTGATTATCCCATAGCGACCGGTGCGGAGAAG GCAATGGAAGTGTACGAGAGGCTGGTAAAGGAGAACGAGTATGATCCCCCTGATCTGGTCATTTCTG CCGACACTGTAGTGATCTTCCCTCCAGAAAAGGATAcggtggaaggaggagagtaTCACGGAGAGATATCAGAGGTATTGGAGAAGCCAATCAACAAACATGAGCAG ATACGAAGTCTCTCGTCCATGTCGGGTAGGCAGTGCGAGGTGATAACGGGAGTATCTATAG TGTATCCTACGATCGAAGCTCCAGGATTCAAAGTCCA GTCCATATCAGCTTCTACGTTGGTACAGTTCTACGATAACTCG AAGGAGACTATACAAGCATACGTAGATTCGGAAGAAGGGATAGACAGAGCTGGGGGATTTGCCATTCAA GGACTAGGCGGTGTGTTGATAGAGAAGATAGATGGGGATTACAACAACTGTGTAGG CTTCCCCTCATCTGCGTTCTTCAGGTGGATCTCCGAGCTAGATTCCGAAGCGGTATTCGACGAAGCATGGAAGGAGTAG